The DNA window TAAAGAAATCGAGACCTTACGCACATAGAAAGAACATCAACACGTTAGATCCGTTCTTTAGATTCCTAAACTCCCGAAATTTAGATAGTGGACCGAACGTGTTAATGAATAGATTTCAGCCGTTGATATCAGTGCCTTCAGGAAAGCGCATCAACATGTTGGATTCACTCCTGAAATTTATGGCTTATTGTGCGATTTTTGCTAATTTCGTATATTCGCTTATTTCTATTTTTTAGAGCCATCTTAACGAAAAACGTCAAAGCCAAAAATCGGATATCCTATAACAATTACCGGGAAAGGAGTTGTTTGTTGTTGAGTGCGTCGCGTAAACTGATCCTCCAGAGACAAGGCGACTATGACCGAGAAGGAATCGAAGCTACGGTCAACACCATTTTTCGACACTTTGGGGGTTTGGGGAATTTTATCAAGCAAGGTGACCAAGTTCTCTTGAAGGTTAACCTCGTGGCGGGGTGCGAGCCGGAACGCCGGGTAACAACGGACCCGTCTGTAGTTCGAGCCGTGGCCAAGGCTGTGCTGGAAGTGGGAGGACATCCTGTCATCGCTGATAGCCCGGGGCTCGATAACTTTCTCAAGGCGGCCGAAAAGGCGGGCCTCTTAGATGTTGCGCGAGATTTAGATGTTCCCTGCGTGGAGTTGACGGACTCCATTCCGCTTTCCGTGACTCCCGACGCCACGTTCCGCAAGATCGAGGTTGCCCGTCGCGTGCTCGAAAGCGACGCGATCATCAATCTACCTAAAATGAAAACTCATGCTCAAATGCTTCTAACCTTGGGGGTCAAGAACTTATTCGGTTGTGTGGTGGCGCAGCGCAAAGCCGAATGGCATTACAGCGTTGGCCTGAGACGTGAGCGATTTGCCTCTCTGTTGCTGGACATCTGGAACGGCATCCGCCCTACCCTGACAATTCTAGACGGCGTGGTCGGCATGGACGGGCGGGGGCCTACCAATGGCAAACCCTTCCCTTACGGGATCATGGCCGGGGCGCAAGACGCGTTAACAATGGACTTCTGGTTGTGTCGCATGATGGGGGTCCGGCTGGAAGATTATCCGCTTTGGCAAGCCGCCAACCTAAGAGGCATGTCTCAGTGTAAGTTAGACGACAACGATCTTGCTGGGGATTTTCCGGCCTATCATATTTGGGAGAGTTTGGAGATCCCCAAGCTGGATAGCTTGAATCTCGTGCCGATCTTATCCAAACTGCCTTTTGCAAAATTTCTGGAACAGGCTTTGATGTCGCGCCCTTACCATCGGTCAGACCGCTGTATCGTTTGTGGAAAATGCGCGGCAATATGCAAAGCTCAGGCCATTTCGATGAACGGAAAGAAATTGATTTTCGACTATCGGAAATGTATTCGGTGTTACTGTTGTCATGAGATGTGCCCGGTGGACGCCATCGGGTTCCAAGACGGGTTACTGATGAAATTGATGAAAGCGGTGCGATAGACACAGCAGGCTTTCGTCTGGTTTCTTCAGGTATACCCTAAAATCTCGACATTTTTATACATACAGATTTTTATGAAGGGGATTTCAAGCCGAAAGCCTTGTAAATATTTTGTTGCTCTTTTGTAGCAGAGTAAAGGATATTGAGTACATTAATAATATGTATACGAATCTTATAGAGAAGGTTACCCTTAATTATTCTATCAATAAGAAAAATATTTCACAGCCGCTGAATCATTTTTCTCTTGATGAGAGTTTATAGCATGGGATGGAGCGTTTGTCAATAGAGGACTTAAATCCCCAAGTCGCAGATTGTGGCGTTGGGTGTGATAATATAGCTTGCATATTTTTTATAAGAATGTAAAAATAACTTATTCTAACCTGACTTTCTATCACAGAGAACTACCCGGTTAGGTGCTGAAAGGTGAAAGAGGGATAAGTATGGGAGGAAAACGAGGTGTATGCGCAAGCATAGTTTTTCTGTGGTGCGTGGCGTTTTTTATGGCAACCTCCACGGAGGCGGCCGAAGGCGACAAGAAACTGTTTTTTCTGTCCCCGACGCTAACGGGATACTTCCCCACGAACTCCCGCGCTCAGAATGCGTTCGGAAGTTTCTGGTGGGGCATTGGGGTAGCTTTGAACATGGAAACCCTGGTCGGGGGGTTCGAGGTGGGAGATCTCAGTTTCTCTCCCTACTTTGGTTTTTATCACGGAGCAAAGCATGACAACGACGCATGGATTATTCCCATCGGCATTCAGGCGCGCTGGAGCCTGAGCAAACAGGGCAGTCTGAAACCCTATGCGGGTATCGGCATCGCGGGCTATGGAATCAACTTTGAAGACCGCTCGGCGGGCGTCGACACTGGGTGGAAGGCTGCCTTTGGTGGGCTTGTATTGCTGGGAGTAGATATTACCCGCTGGTTTAACGTGGAGGCGGCCTATAATATCGTCTCCGACGTCAAAGATTACGATCTCAGCGGTTTTTCTCTTCGAGGTAAATTTAAAATCTATTTTTGAGAATACGAAAAGAGAAAAGCCTCAGATATATTCTGATAAGAAAGTAATTTTTACTTCAATCTTACTGCGACTGTAAATATTCTCAGAGTGGGGGCATCCACTCTTATGTGTTTTGTATATTGAGCGCGATCAAAAGTCGCATTATGAGGTTCTAGTACCTTGACAAAATTAAATGTAAAGATAAATTTCGTCAGACATATTGTATATTTTGTTCTCATAATTCACCTCAAGATGTGTTTTTGAGAACATCTTAATAATAGAATTTAACTTTGTCGATGTACTAGGTTGCCTAGGATTGCGCCGACTGCTCACTCAAATTTAGGACGCGCTCAGTATAATTATGAAGGGAGACAACTTTATATAAACATTATCGGGCGGTGTTTTGCCTTCCGCTAATGTTTTTTGTCTGTCATCCAACGATTCCTTTATTTTCATTCCTTTATTTTCTTTGACTCTCTTACTGCCGCGCTCAATAACGCAATATATTCTTCCGGATGCTCTTCATCAATAATCTTCATCAATAAGTTTGATAAGTGTGAAAAACAGACCGATTGTCCGCAAAAAAGCAAGTCGTATGCTTGTAGGGTATTAGCGAGCACACTTAACATACTCCCACGACTAAAGTCATGGGATTCTAAGATCGACAAAAACAGCCGACTGAAACCGGTTTTACGTCTTCTCCTCAGCGAGAAACTGTTTGATGACGTCCCAACTACGCGGGCCGGCGCCGCCCACAGAGGCGAAATATTCCCGCGAGGCCTTCTGGAAACGAGTTCGTTCCACCGGGTCCATTGCCCGCGACCAAGCCTTCGCCAGTTGACTAGCGTTTTCGACGGTTTGCGCCGCGCCTAGAGCGTCCATTCGGGCTGCGTTGGGAAAGCTGTCCATATTCGGACCGTGGGTCAATGGTATTCCAAACAAAGCGGGCTCCATGATGTTCTGGCCTCCCTTGGGAACCAGGCTGCCGCCCACGAAAGCCGCATCCACCACGGAATAAAGCTCGAATAAAACGCCTATCTTGCCTACGACCGCGATGTCCCAGTCCACCGCTTCACGCTTACATGCTGCTTCGTGGCCACTCGGATTCCGATCCGTGAACAGTTCCGTTTCTCCATAGGGCAAAGCCGCCGCCACCACGTAAAGCGCTCGTTGGGGGTGACGGGGTACGATGACAAGACGGGACCGGGGGTACATCTCGCGAACTTTCTCGAAAGCCGCAAGCACCACCTCGTCCTCCCCTTCATGGGTACTGCCGGCGAGAAACAAGGGGGAACTCCCAGGGGGCTCGTTTTCTCTCCGTAAATGTCGCCACGGGTTCACGTCTCCGGTCTTTTTCATCTCGTTCCTGCGGGCAAACATGGCGTCGATCTTACAATCGCCCGTTACGACGATTTTTTCTTCCGGAACGCTCAGACTCAAAAAAAGCTCTTTATCGGACTCGAACCTGACCAACAAACGGTCAAAACAACAAAGCACCCCCCTCCAAAACGTCTTCTGTCCTCGAAGTTTTTGGGCGCTCTCCGAGGAAAGGCGTCCATTGACGAGGAACGCAGGGATTTTTCGCGCGTGGAGTTCGGACAGCATCGTGGGCCACCGCTCCGTCTCCATGGCAATATAGGCTTTGGGCGCAAGGGTATCCAGGGCTCGTTTTACAAACCGCGGCGTATCCCAGGGACTGTAGATCATGGCGTTCACTTTTCGCGCCGCCAGTTTTTCCGCCATGATTCGTCCCGTCGTTGTCACGGTGGACAAAATACAGTTTTTTTCCTGCAATTGCAAACGATTGCATCTTCCTGCTCGCTGAATGAGGCTATCTTCTTCCTGTTCCCGCGTCCGCGCCGCGTCGATCAGCGATACGGCCGATTGAACCTCACCCACCGAGACCGCGTGGATCCATAAGGCGTTTCTTGGAATATCGGGACCGAAGTTTCCCATGCGCTCCGCCAGGCCTGTCTCATATTTTTTTTTGAGGAACACGAGTCCACCGGCGGCGAAAAACGTTGAAATGGCTGCCTTGTAAAAAGCCAACCCCATACGATAAGGCCACGCGGTTAGAGCCTCTGATTCTCTTTCAACACTTTCAATACTTTCAACTTCGCTTTCGGCTTTTTTTTCGGCTTTTTTTTCGATGCTCATCTCGTTTTTAGCCCTGTACGGTTTCGGCCGCTGTTCCCAGCCTCGGCAGCGCCGCCAGCAGGGATTGCGTGTAACAATGGGAAGGGTGCCTCAGAAGTTCCGCCGTCCAGCCGGATTCCACAGCCTCTCCTTTGTAGAGCACCAACCCGTGAGCGGAGGCGTAGCGGGCCAATAGTAGATCGTGAGTCACCAGGATCATGGACATACCCTTGGTTACACGGCGTCTCAGAACCTCCAGCACCTCGCCTCGAGTCGAAACATCCTGCATAGCCGTGGGCTCGTCGCAGAGCAGAAGCTCCGGCTCCAAAATCAGAGCCCGAGCCACGGCTACCCTTTGACGCTGTCCCCCGGATAGGAAGTAGCGGACACGGGCGTTCCACAGTTCCTCCGGCAACTTGAGTTCGGCAAGGAGCGTCTTTGCCTTAGCAACACCAGCTTCCCGCTCTCGCCTGTCATGAACAACACTCCAGGGTTCCAGGACGGCCCCCAAAACGGTGAGGGTCGGAGGCAATGAGCCGTAGGGATCTTGAGGTACGTAACCGCACCGCCGACGGGCCGTCAAACGTTCTTCGTTCGTCATGGAGCTGATGGACTGGCCCCATAGCTTCACGTCTCCCACGCTGAGCGAAACCAGTCCCAGAAGCGAGCGTAGGAGGGTCGTCTTTCCGCTGCCAGACTCTCCCACAATAGACAGCGTCTCCCCTTGTCCTAAAGAAAAGGAAAGAGACCTCAAAGCCCAGGTTCCCTCGGAAGAATTTCGTCTACCAAGACCGTAAGTCCAGTGATAGCGACCTTTAAAGTGGACACCCAGGTCCTTTACATTCACGGCAGAGTTTCTCGGCGTCATGACTTGCCTCCGTTATCTTGAATTTCTTCGGCTTCTTTTATGTCTTCTATTACATCTTCCATATCTCGGATGGCCTGGATCAGTTGCCGCGTGTAGGGATTTTGGGGAGCGTTAATCAGCCGCCGCGAAGGGCCGCTCTCCACGATTAAGCCCTCTTTCATGACGACCAGTGTATCGCAGATGGTGGCGGCCAAAGGAAGGTCGTGGGTCACCAGCAAAAGCCCCATGCCGCGTTCGCGCACCAGGGATACGGCCATATCCAGCACCTTTTTCTGGGTGACGACGTCCAAGGCCGTGGTGGGCTCGTCCGCCAGGAGGAAGTCAGGCTCGCAGGCCAACGCCGTGGCCAAAGCGGCGCGCTGTTTTTGTCCCCCTGACAGCTCATGGGGATAACGAGACAAGAGCGAACTCTCCAGGCCCACGCTTCGGAACAAATCAGCGGCCCGTCGGCGCCCTTCCTGTTTAGATGTTTTCATATGATGCGTCAGAACCTCCGTGATGTGCCGTTCGACGGAAAGGTGAGGGGTAAAGGAGTTCATCGCCCCTTGAGGCACCAGCGCCACGCGGCGCCACCTCCAGGCGTTTATGGCTTCTTCCCCCAGCGCCGACAGTTCTTCTCCGTCGCAGAAAATTTGTCCGGCGACCAGGGCGCTTTTCGGCAATAGGCGAGGAATCGCCATGAGAACGCTGGATTTTCCGCTGCCGGACTCCCCCACCAGGCCAAGGATGTCGCCCTTGGCGATAGAGAGGGAACAGTTTCTCACGGCTAGTACCTCTCCTTGGTACGTGACGGAAAGGTCGCGCAGTTCGAGCGTCATGTTTTCACGCGGAATCATTGTGGAGCCTCCGTTTTCTTATTATCATATCGTATGTCCCGTTCGCATGTCCCGTTGATGATTATACTCCGCTCTGCGATTCTGAAATGTAATGTATAGTATGCAAGACGAGTACGCCGATGTCCATCTTGACTAGCGACATTTCCGTAGTCCTATTCCTGTCACACAATAAACTGTCAAACAATAAAAATAAAATTGAGGTCAACGTATAGTACATAGATAAGTATTTATTCATAATTTATTTATATCGAAATCCTTCTTATTGACATCATGATAATAGCTTGTTATGCTTATTTTGTACCTTGAAAACTGAATATAAGAGGTTGTTCGGAGAAGTTCCGAACGTAAAATATTCAACGAAAACATCGATATTAAAACCGAAAACCAAGGTTATATTGATAATTAAAAAGCGTTTATCTTTTGGATAAACTTTGCGAGATTTAGCTTTTCCTTAGATCATATGGTCTTCGGAATACTATGCGAAACGTATCTGCTAACTATGAGTAGGTATTAGTACGCTAAAAGAATCGGTACAATAGAAACGTAGATTAAAAATCAATTCAAAATAAATTCAAAATCCTTGAGCTTTACGATAAAGCGATGAGAAAACCAACAGCTTCAGCCGTTGAATGAGATTGGATAAGATTGGATGAGAATCATAACGCTGCCGTTGGTGGCGTTCGTTTTGCATTTGGTTTCTTGCCATATGTCTACTTTCATGTTAAACTCTTTTTATGGCTTATCAACGATGGATTCATTCGAACACATCTGTGTTCAATATTGGCTATTATCTTATCTGGTGT is part of the Synergistaceae bacterium genome and encodes:
- a CDS encoding DUF362 domain-containing protein, whose product is MSASRKLILQRQGDYDREGIEATVNTIFRHFGGLGNFIKQGDQVLLKVNLVAGCEPERRVTTDPSVVRAVAKAVLEVGGHPVIADSPGLDNFLKAAEKAGLLDVARDLDVPCVELTDSIPLSVTPDATFRKIEVARRVLESDAIINLPKMKTHAQMLLTLGVKNLFGCVVAQRKAEWHYSVGLRRERFASLLLDIWNGIRPTLTILDGVVGMDGRGPTNGKPFPYGIMAGAQDALTMDFWLCRMMGVRLEDYPLWQAANLRGMSQCKLDDNDLAGDFPAYHIWESLEIPKLDSLNLVPILSKLPFAKFLEQALMSRPYHRSDRCIVCGKCAAICKAQAISMNGKKLIFDYRKCIRCYCCHEMCPVDAIGFQDGLLMKLMKAVR
- a CDS encoding 3-deoxy-D-manno-octulosonic acid transferase — translated: MSIEKKAEKKAESEVESIESVERESEALTAWPYRMGLAFYKAAISTFFAAGGLVFLKKKYETGLAERMGNFGPDIPRNALWIHAVSVGEVQSAVSLIDAARTREQEEDSLIQRAGRCNRLQLQEKNCILSTVTTTGRIMAEKLAARKVNAMIYSPWDTPRFVKRALDTLAPKAYIAMETERWPTMLSELHARKIPAFLVNGRLSSESAQKLRGQKTFWRGVLCCFDRLLVRFESDKELFLSLSVPEEKIVVTGDCKIDAMFARRNEMKKTGDVNPWRHLRRENEPPGSSPLFLAGSTHEGEDEVVLAAFEKVREMYPRSRLVIVPRHPQRALYVVAAALPYGETELFTDRNPSGHEAACKREAVDWDIAVVGKIGVLFELYSVVDAAFVGGSLVPKGGQNIMEPALFGIPLTHGPNMDSFPNAARMDALGAAQTVENASQLAKAWSRAMDPVERTRFQKASREYFASVGGAGPRSWDVIKQFLAEEKT
- a CDS encoding ATP-binding cassette domain-containing protein — encoded protein: MTPRNSAVNVKDLGVHFKGRYHWTYGLGRRNSSEGTWALRSLSFSLGQGETLSIVGESGSGKTTLLRSLLGLVSLSVGDVKLWGQSISSMTNEERLTARRRCGYVPQDPYGSLPPTLTVLGAVLEPWSVVHDRREREAGVAKAKTLLAELKLPEELWNARVRYFLSGGQRQRVAVARALILEPELLLCDEPTAMQDVSTRGEVLEVLRRRVTKGMSMILVTHDLLLARYASAHGLVLYKGEAVESGWTAELLRHPSHCYTQSLLAALPRLGTAAETVQG
- a CDS encoding ABC transporter ATP-binding protein, translated to MIPRENMTLELRDLSVTYQGEVLAVRNCSLSIAKGDILGLVGESGSGKSSVLMAIPRLLPKSALVAGQIFCDGEELSALGEEAINAWRWRRVALVPQGAMNSFTPHLSVERHITEVLTHHMKTSKQEGRRRAADLFRSVGLESSLLSRYPHELSGGQKQRAALATALACEPDFLLADEPTTALDVVTQKKVLDMAVSLVRERGMGLLLVTHDLPLAATICDTLVVMKEGLIVESGPSRRLINAPQNPYTRQLIQAIRDMEDVIEDIKEAEEIQDNGGKS